Proteins co-encoded in one Quercus robur chromosome 8, dhQueRobu3.1, whole genome shotgun sequence genomic window:
- the LOC126694439 gene encoding uncharacterized protein LOC126694439: MDPQTSSTEILDEVRRYRSVLLDVGSKPEDDYFVIILPGTEIPKWLNLNHESDGNVISFWVGRTFPNIIDVCFAFGPLKYPRMSTCIVYLSINGCENENISYNLEFSDHLMIISFSNKYLQIQLNKSKPSELNYVELTCEMEDWVKNPPRRWGVRVECICCSRKSDVFQLPSPSATHSCGSSSVPLLPTSSCGTNMDQWAFNNGGDSRHRPRRNHRPPPYARRPQKHYLSHFGWLRIRYRLWKWSSRATRIPTTMLKSRALIRELEEIDPRSFNNGEEDSGLSVAHTFVNDCSNSKLCPPSKWTRKS; this comes from the exons ATGGATCCACAAACATCATCAACCGAAATACTGGATGAGGTTCGTCGCTATCGCTCAGTTTTGCTTGACGTGGGCTCTAAACCTGAAgatgattattttgtaattatactACCAGGAACTGAGATTCCAAAGTGGTTGAACTTAAACCATGAAAGTGATGGAAATGTCATATCATTTTGGGTTGGTCGCACATTTCCAAATATAATTGATGTCTGTTTTGCTTTTGGACCGTTGAAATATCCACGGATGTCTACTTGTATTGTTTACCTTTCCATCAATGGTTGTGAAAATGAGAACATTAGTTATAATCTTGAATTCTCCGACCATCTGATGATAATTTCTTTTTCGAATAAGTACTTGCAAATCCAATTGAATAAGTCAAAACCATCTGAATTAAATTACGTTGAGTTAACATGTGAAATGGAGGATTGGGTTAAAAACCCTCCTAGAAGGTGGGGGGTCCGTGTAGAGTGCATTTGTTGTTCCCGAAAATCTGATGTTTTTCAGTTGCCGAGTCCAAGTGCTACGCATAGCTGTGGGTCTTCCTCAGTCCCTCTTTTACCCACTTCTAGTTGTGGCACTAATATGGATCAATGGGCTTTCAACAATGGAGGAGATTCTAGACATCGGCCAAGAAGAAACCATCGACCACCACCCTATGCCAGACGTCCCCAAAAACACTACCTGTCCCACTTCGGATGGCTTCGAATCCGATATCGTCTCTGGAAATGGAGCTCTCGTGCAACCCGAATTCCAACTACAATGCTCAAGTCTAG GGCTCTAATAAGGGAATTGGAAGAGATAGATCCCAGGTCTTTCAACAATGGAGAAGAAGATTCAGGGCTTTCAGTGGCCCACACTTTTGTCAATGATTGTTCCAACTCCAAGTTGTGTCCACCATCAAAGTGGACAAGAAAATCTTGA